Proteins encoded in a region of the Rhodococcus sp. SBT000017 genome:
- a CDS encoding ABC transporter ATP-binding protein: protein MSDSTRTSNVSGAEIVLENVTKSYPGQKLAAVDNVSMTIPAGEVVVLVGPSGCGKTTTMRMINRLIEPTSGRITIGGKDALSIDPNELRRTIGYSIQQAGLFPHMTIAQNVGMVPGLIGWNKKRIDDRTDEMLDLVGLDPAVYRERYPRQLSGGQQQRVGVARALAADPPVLLMDEPFGAVDPITRGLLQDELMRLQAELGKTIVFVTHDFDEAVKLGDRIAVLGNQSTILQYDTPEAVLANPADDTVAGFVGAGAALKQLTLMRVRDIELSDVPVFGEDDSVDMMNTALGSDPEAWGIILDSRKRPLRWTDRRHLVGVGSLRDVGVPMGEMVSTQSTLQDALEALLSEGNATATVTGNRGEYVGTVTIDVLIDTVKSLRSQHANDHDKPRTDVGTPS from the coding sequence GTGAGTGACTCGACCCGTACATCGAACGTCTCCGGCGCGGAAATCGTGCTCGAGAACGTCACCAAGAGCTACCCGGGGCAGAAGCTCGCGGCCGTGGACAACGTGTCCATGACGATTCCGGCCGGCGAGGTCGTCGTTCTGGTCGGGCCCTCGGGCTGCGGTAAGACGACGACGATGCGCATGATCAACCGGCTGATCGAGCCGACGTCGGGCCGCATCACCATCGGTGGCAAGGACGCGCTCTCGATCGACCCCAACGAGTTGCGTCGCACCATCGGCTACTCCATCCAGCAGGCGGGCCTGTTCCCCCACATGACGATCGCGCAGAACGTCGGGATGGTGCCCGGGCTCATCGGTTGGAACAAGAAGCGCATCGACGATCGCACAGACGAGATGCTCGATCTGGTCGGGCTCGATCCGGCGGTCTACCGCGAGCGCTATCCACGTCAGCTCTCGGGTGGCCAGCAGCAGCGTGTCGGCGTCGCCCGCGCACTCGCCGCCGATCCCCCGGTGCTGTTGATGGACGAGCCCTTCGGCGCGGTCGATCCGATCACTCGAGGACTGCTGCAGGACGAATTGATGCGGCTGCAGGCCGAACTGGGCAAGACCATAGTGTTCGTGACCCACGACTTCGACGAGGCCGTCAAGCTCGGCGATCGCATCGCCGTTCTGGGGAACCAATCGACCATCCTCCAGTACGACACTCCCGAGGCCGTTCTCGCCAACCCCGCAGACGACACCGTGGCCGGTTTCGTCGGTGCCGGAGCGGCATTGAAGCAGTTGACCTTGATGCGGGTACGCGACATCGAACTGTCCGACGTCCCTGTTTTCGGCGAGGACGATTCGGTGGACATGATGAACACCGCTCTCGGCTCCGATCCCGAGGCCTGGGGAATCATCCTCGACTCGCGCAAGCGCCCGCTTCGGTGGACCGATCGACGCCACCTCGTCGGAGTCGGGAGCCTGCGCGACGTCGGTGTGCCGATGGGCGAGATGGTCTCGACGCAGTCCACCCTCCAGGACGCGCTCGAAGCTCTTCTGTCCGAGGGCAACGCAACGGCCACCGTCACCGGCAACCGCGGCGAGTACGTCGGCACCGTGACGATCGACGTACTGATCGATACCGTCAAGTCCCTGCGGTCCCAACACGCGAACGACCACGACAAGCCGCGCACCGACGTAGGGACTCCGTCGTGA
- the lipA gene encoding lipoyl synthase — MTVAPEGRKLLRLEIRNAETPIERKPNWIKTKAKMGPEYTELKGLVKREGLHTVCEEAGCPNIYECWEDREATFLIGGEQCTRRCDFCQIDTGKPEDLDRDEPRRVAESVQAMGLRYSTITGVARDDLEDGGAWLYAETVRYIKKLNPNTGVELLIPDFNAKPDQLAEVFSSRPEVLAHNVETVPRIFKRIRPAFRYQRSMDVITAARDDGLVTKSNLILGMGETPEEVQEAIRDLHEAGCDILTITQYLRPSPRHHPVERWVKPEEFVEHSDYATEIGFAGVLAGPLVRSSYRAGRLYAQAMAHHGRELPESMSHLTDGGEASQEASSLMARLAAR, encoded by the coding sequence GTGACTGTGGCCCCAGAAGGACGCAAGCTGCTCCGCCTCGAGATCCGAAACGCGGAGACCCCCATCGAACGCAAACCCAACTGGATCAAGACCAAAGCCAAGATGGGCCCGGAATACACCGAGCTCAAGGGTCTTGTGAAGCGCGAGGGTCTGCACACGGTGTGCGAGGAAGCCGGCTGCCCCAATATCTACGAATGCTGGGAAGATCGCGAAGCGACCTTCCTCATCGGCGGTGAGCAATGCACCCGCCGTTGCGATTTCTGCCAGATCGACACCGGGAAGCCGGAGGATCTCGATCGAGACGAGCCGCGCCGGGTGGCCGAGAGCGTGCAGGCCATGGGTCTGCGCTACTCCACGATCACCGGCGTCGCTCGTGACGATCTCGAGGACGGCGGCGCGTGGCTGTATGCCGAAACGGTTCGGTACATCAAGAAGCTCAATCCGAACACCGGCGTCGAACTGCTCATCCCCGATTTCAATGCCAAGCCAGATCAGCTGGCCGAGGTCTTCTCCTCACGCCCGGAGGTGCTCGCTCACAACGTCGAGACGGTGCCGCGCATTTTCAAGCGCATCCGTCCCGCCTTCCGGTACCAGCGGTCGATGGACGTCATCACCGCGGCCCGCGACGACGGTCTGGTCACCAAGTCCAATCTGATCCTCGGCATGGGCGAGACTCCGGAAGAGGTGCAGGAAGCCATTCGCGATCTGCACGAAGCCGGTTGCGACATCCTGACCATCACCCAGTACCTTCGCCCGTCGCCGCGCCACCATCCGGTCGAGCGTTGGGTCAAGCCGGAGGAGTTCGTCGAGCACTCCGATTACGCGACCGAAATCGGGTTCGCCGGTGTGTTGGCCGGGCCGTTGGTCCGCTCCTCCTACCGCGCCGGACGCCTCTACGCGCAGGCCATGGCGCATCACGGCCGTGAATTGCCCGAGAGCATGAGTCACCTGACCGATGGCGGCGAAGCCTCCCAAGAGGCCAGTTCGCTGATGGCGCGTCTGGCGGCTCGCTAG
- a CDS encoding DUF4191 domain-containing protein, with protein sequence MAKGSKAGKAAKPSKEAKAAAKAARKQASKERRKQLWQAFQMQRKDDKVLLPLMIGSVVGLGLLGFLIGLAFDFQWFLLPIGLLLGVLVAFIIFGRRVQKSVYKKADGQAGAAAWALDNLQGSWRVTNAIAGTTHLDAVHRVIGKPGVILVAEGAPHRVKSLLAQEKKKTARLVGDTPIYDIIVGNEENQIPLSGLQKYLSKLPKNIDGKRMDTIESRLSALGTKGGPAMPKGPIPGGAKMKGVQRTMKRR encoded by the coding sequence ATGGCGAAAGGCAGTAAGGCTGGCAAAGCAGCAAAGCCCAGCAAGGAAGCAAAAGCGGCTGCCAAGGCGGCGCGCAAGCAGGCATCGAAGGAACGGCGTAAGCAGCTCTGGCAGGCGTTTCAGATGCAGCGCAAGGACGACAAGGTTCTCCTTCCGCTGATGATCGGGTCGGTGGTCGGGCTCGGGCTCCTCGGGTTCCTCATCGGCTTGGCCTTCGACTTCCAGTGGTTCCTGCTCCCCATCGGACTGCTCCTGGGCGTCCTGGTTGCGTTCATCATCTTCGGTCGCCGCGTGCAGAAATCGGTGTACAAGAAGGCAGACGGGCAGGCAGGCGCGGCCGCGTGGGCCCTGGACAACCTGCAGGGGTCGTGGCGAGTGACCAATGCGATCGCCGGAACCACCCATCTCGACGCCGTGCATCGAGTCATCGGCAAGCCCGGTGTCATTCTCGTGGCCGAGGGTGCACCGCATCGCGTGAAGTCACTGTTGGCTCAGGAGAAGAAGAAAACCGCCCGTTTGGTGGGCGACACTCCGATCTACGACATCATCGTCGGAAACGAAGAGAACCAGATTCCGCTCTCGGGTCTGCAGAAGTACCTGTCGAAGTTGCCGAAGAACATCGACGGCAAGCGCATGGACACTATCGAGTCGCGGCTGTCCGCTCTGGGCACCAAGGGTGGCCCGGCGATGCCGAAGGGACCCATTCCCGGCGGAGCCAAGATGAAGGGTGTTCAGCGGACCATGAAGCGCCGCTAG
- a CDS encoding RDD family protein yields the protein MARMTGSWLSGPASANPREPQNFRGEELGLPQQGVGALAGTGRRVLALLLDWTMATGVASLILGGYTTSGLISTIVLAVWFGVGLVSVSLFSFTPGQFIVGIQVARIDAHARVGFVRALVRQLILLFVVPAVVTDMDGRGMHDRATGTALLRTR from the coding sequence ATGGCACGAATGACAGGGTCCTGGTTGTCCGGACCGGCCTCCGCGAACCCACGTGAACCCCAGAACTTCCGCGGGGAGGAGCTGGGTCTTCCACAGCAGGGCGTCGGCGCGCTGGCCGGTACCGGCCGCAGAGTCCTCGCGTTGCTGCTCGATTGGACGATGGCCACCGGCGTGGCGTCGCTCATTCTCGGTGGATACACCACGAGCGGACTGATCTCGACGATCGTGCTGGCCGTGTGGTTCGGCGTCGGACTGGTGAGCGTCTCGCTGTTCTCGTTCACTCCGGGGCAGTTCATCGTCGGTATTCAGGTGGCACGCATCGACGCACACGCGCGGGTCGGCTTCGTGCGCGCGCTGGTTCGCCAATTGATTCTGCTGTTCGTCGTCCCGGCCGTAGTCACCGACATGGACGGTCGAGGAATGCACGACCGTGCAACGGGAACAGCCCTGCTGCGGACCCGCTGA
- a CDS encoding glycine betaine ABC transporter substrate-binding protein, producing the protein MRRSTRRLVALCAAATMALTGCGLQSGGAMPLSVEPGSITPLPGLEGAQLTVGSKDFTEQIILGYILEFALSAAGADVRDLTNIAGSQSVRLAMQSGQVDVAYEYTGTGWINFLGNETPIPDATEQFEAVRDADKANGIDWVNPAPMDNTYALAMNQQVAQATGVRTLSDYAALVNRDPAAAALCVETEFNSRQDGLPGLAATYGFDASTLPVQILQTGVIYQATAEGGQCSFGEVFTTDGRIKGLNLTVLEDDKSFFPRYNATVIIRQEIADRYPEIAEVTAPISDALTNEAISELNKQVDIDGRDPADVARDWMVAQGFVTVGSD; encoded by the coding sequence ATGCGGCGCAGCACTCGACGACTCGTGGCCCTGTGTGCGGCTGCGACCATGGCGTTGACCGGATGTGGCTTGCAATCGGGCGGAGCGATGCCGTTGTCGGTCGAACCCGGCAGCATCACCCCGCTCCCGGGCCTCGAGGGAGCGCAGTTGACCGTCGGGTCCAAGGACTTCACCGAGCAGATCATTCTGGGTTACATCCTCGAATTCGCCTTGAGCGCTGCGGGAGCCGACGTTCGCGACCTCACCAACATCGCCGGCTCGCAGAGCGTACGACTGGCTATGCAGAGCGGCCAGGTCGACGTCGCCTACGAATACACGGGCACCGGCTGGATCAACTTTCTGGGCAACGAAACCCCCATTCCCGACGCCACCGAGCAGTTCGAGGCCGTGCGCGATGCCGACAAGGCCAACGGCATCGACTGGGTCAATCCTGCACCGATGGACAACACGTATGCGTTGGCGATGAATCAGCAGGTGGCGCAGGCGACCGGGGTGCGCACGCTGTCCGACTATGCCGCTCTGGTGAACCGAGATCCCGCTGCGGCGGCGTTGTGCGTGGAGACCGAGTTCAACAGCCGCCAGGACGGTCTTCCAGGACTCGCAGCGACCTACGGATTCGACGCGAGCACGCTGCCCGTACAGATTCTGCAGACCGGTGTCATCTACCAGGCCACGGCCGAGGGTGGCCAGTGCAGCTTCGGTGAGGTGTTCACCACCGACGGCCGCATCAAGGGCCTGAACCTGACGGTGCTCGAAGACGACAAGTCGTTCTTCCCGCGCTACAACGCCACGGTCATCATCCGCCAGGAGATCGCCGACCGGTATCCCGAGATCGCCGAGGTGACCGCGCCGATCTCGGACGCGTTGACCAACGAGGCCATCTCCGAGTTGAACAAGCAGGTCGACATCGACGGCCGCGATCCGGCCGATGTTGCGCGCGACTGGATGGTTGCGCAGGGCTTCGTCACCGTGGGCAGCGATTAG
- a CDS encoding bifunctional [glutamine synthetase] adenylyltransferase/[glutamine synthetase]-adenylyl-L-tyrosine phosphorylase, with protein sequence MVRPPTSRSVVPGPGRLGLVEETAPSDLSTLGWTDEDSLELLWSLSRAPNADLALRTLVRLYESLGSGWSEFDTALRTDKGFRGRILGLVGASSALADHLVADDSTWRLLLTKEGQSSGVSAKIELPTKATLVAELLEAVGAEPETGPNAAPDLYRASLIGPPAVIALRKKYRDQIMVLAAYDLAATVENEPVLPYTVVGAQLSDMADAALTAALAVAVATVCPDAPCPTRLAVVAMGKCGARELNYVSDVDVVFVAEPADSQASRIAGEMMRIGSSAFFEVDAALRPEGKRGELVRTLDSHVAYYKRWAKTWEFQALLKARPMTGDIALGNDYVDAVNPMVWLASQREDFVPEVRAMRRRVEEMVPPELREREIKLGRGSLRDVEFAVQLLQLVHGRTDESLRVLGTTDALTALTEGGYVGRDDAANLTASYEFLRLIEHRLQMQRMRRTHTLPPQDDEEALRWLARSAHMRPDGNRDALGVLNAEIKRNAQRIRRLHAKLFYRPLLDSVVKFDSETVRLTPDAATRQLAALGYATPQNALGHLRALVGSGTRRGQIQAVLLPTLLEWLADTPDPDAGLLNYRRLSESAGEQTWFLRVLRDEGAVAQRLMIVLGSSAYVPDLLIKAPEVIRLFADGPTGPRLLDAEPEETYRAILSSSARYEDPVRAINAARALRRHELARVASADILGMLDVPQVCRALSSVWAAVINAALAAAVRASEKERGEPAPATLAVIGMGRLGGGELGYGSDADVLFVCEPVDGVDETVAVKWANTIADRIRKLLGAPSTDPPLEVDTGLRPEGRNGPVVRTLSSYAAYYAQWAQAWEVQALLRAHQVAGDQDLGIRFLLMADKVRYPEGGVSADAVREIRRIKARIDSERLPKGADPSTHTKLGRGGLADIEWTVQLIQLRYAHKVRTLHNTSTLQSLDAIGAAELMSETDIELLREAWILATKARNALVLVRGKPTDQLPRPGAVLSAVAQVAGWENGDAGAFLDNYLRVTRRAKAVVERTFGGL encoded by the coding sequence ATGGTGCGTCCTCCGACTTCCAGATCCGTCGTTCCCGGACCGGGCCGTCTCGGCCTGGTCGAAGAAACTGCGCCGTCCGATCTGAGCACTCTCGGATGGACGGATGAGGACAGCCTCGAGCTGCTCTGGTCGCTCTCGCGTGCGCCCAATGCCGATCTCGCGCTCCGCACCCTGGTGCGGTTGTACGAGTCGCTCGGTTCCGGCTGGTCGGAGTTCGACACGGCGCTGCGCACGGACAAGGGATTCCGCGGCCGCATCCTCGGTCTCGTCGGTGCCTCCAGTGCGCTCGCCGATCACCTTGTTGCCGACGACAGCACCTGGCGTCTGCTGCTGACCAAGGAAGGTCAGAGCAGCGGAGTCTCGGCCAAGATCGAGCTCCCCACCAAAGCCACCCTGGTCGCGGAACTGCTCGAGGCCGTCGGTGCCGAGCCCGAGACCGGCCCCAACGCCGCACCGGACCTGTACCGCGCGTCCCTGATCGGGCCGCCCGCCGTGATCGCGCTGCGCAAGAAGTACCGCGACCAGATCATGGTGCTGGCGGCATACGACCTCGCCGCGACCGTCGAGAACGAACCCGTCCTGCCGTACACCGTGGTCGGAGCGCAGCTCTCCGACATGGCCGACGCAGCGCTCACCGCTGCGCTGGCCGTCGCCGTCGCCACCGTGTGCCCGGACGCCCCGTGTCCGACGCGTCTGGCCGTCGTCGCAATGGGCAAATGTGGTGCACGCGAACTCAATTACGTCTCCGACGTCGACGTCGTGTTCGTCGCCGAGCCCGCCGACTCTCAAGCGAGCCGCATCGCCGGTGAAATGATGCGCATCGGGTCCTCGGCATTCTTCGAGGTGGACGCGGCACTGCGCCCCGAGGGCAAGCGCGGCGAGCTGGTCCGCACGCTGGATTCGCATGTCGCGTACTACAAGCGCTGGGCCAAAACCTGGGAATTCCAGGCGTTGCTCAAAGCTCGCCCCATGACCGGCGACATCGCGCTCGGCAACGATTACGTCGACGCGGTCAACCCGATGGTGTGGTTGGCCAGCCAGCGCGAGGACTTCGTGCCCGAGGTGCGCGCCATGCGGCGCCGAGTCGAGGAGATGGTGCCGCCGGAGCTCCGCGAGCGCGAGATCAAACTCGGACGCGGAAGCCTGCGGGACGTCGAATTCGCGGTCCAGCTCCTGCAATTGGTGCACGGTCGAACCGATGAGTCGCTGCGCGTACTCGGCACGACCGACGCACTGACCGCGCTCACCGAGGGCGGCTACGTCGGCCGCGACGACGCTGCGAACCTGACGGCCTCCTACGAGTTTCTTCGGCTGATCGAGCACCGCCTGCAGATGCAGCGAATGCGTCGCACGCACACCCTGCCTCCTCAGGACGACGAGGAAGCCCTGCGGTGGCTGGCACGTTCGGCGCACATGCGACCCGACGGCAACCGCGACGCCCTCGGCGTACTGAACGCCGAGATCAAACGCAACGCGCAGCGCATCAGGCGGTTGCACGCGAAGCTCTTCTACCGGCCGTTGCTCGACTCGGTGGTCAAGTTCGACTCCGAGACAGTACGTCTGACCCCCGACGCGGCGACGCGTCAGCTCGCCGCGCTCGGCTACGCGACCCCGCAGAACGCGCTGGGCCACCTCCGTGCGCTCGTCGGCTCCGGTACCCGCCGCGGCCAGATTCAGGCCGTGCTGCTTCCGACGCTGCTCGAATGGCTCGCCGACACCCCCGATCCCGACGCCGGACTGCTCAACTACCGCAGGCTGTCCGAATCGGCGGGGGAGCAGACGTGGTTCCTGCGCGTGCTGCGCGACGAAGGCGCAGTGGCGCAGCGGCTGATGATCGTGCTCGGCTCCTCGGCCTACGTACCGGACCTGCTGATCAAAGCCCCCGAGGTCATTCGGTTGTTCGCCGACGGACCCACCGGCCCCCGACTGCTCGACGCCGAGCCGGAGGAGACCTACCGCGCGATCCTGTCGTCCTCGGCTCGGTACGAGGACCCGGTACGAGCCATCAACGCAGCCAGGGCACTACGACGCCACGAACTGGCGCGGGTGGCCTCGGCAGACATTCTGGGCATGCTGGACGTACCTCAGGTGTGCCGCGCGCTGTCCTCGGTCTGGGCCGCAGTCATCAATGCAGCGCTTGCCGCTGCGGTGCGAGCCAGCGAGAAGGAGCGGGGGGAGCCGGCTCCGGCAACTCTCGCCGTCATCGGCATGGGACGGCTGGGCGGCGGTGAGCTCGGCTACGGCAGCGACGCGGACGTGCTGTTCGTCTGCGAACCGGTGGACGGCGTCGACGAGACCGTTGCGGTCAAGTGGGCCAACACCATTGCCGACCGCATCCGCAAACTGCTCGGCGCGCCCAGCACCGATCCGCCCCTCGAGGTCGACACCGGTCTGCGGCCGGAAGGTCGCAACGGCCCGGTGGTGCGCACCCTGTCTTCGTACGCCGCGTACTACGCGCAGTGGGCTCAGGCCTGGGAAGTGCAGGCTCTGCTGCGGGCGCACCAGGTGGCCGGCGACCAGGATCTCGGCATCCGGTTCCTGCTGATGGCAGACAAGGTTCGCTACCCCGAAGGCGGAGTGTCCGCCGACGCGGTCCGCGAGATTCGACGCATCAAGGCGCGCATCGACTCCGAGCGTCTGCCCAAGGGGGCCGACCCCTCGACCCACACCAAGCTCGGACGCGGGGGACTGGCAGACATCGAGTGGACCGTTCAGCTGATCCAGCTCAGGTATGCGCACAAAGTCCGGACGCTGCACAACACCTCGACCCTGCAATCACTCGACGCCATCGGTGCGGCCGAGCTCATGAGCGAGACCGACATCGAATTGCTCAGGGAGGCATGGATCCTGGCGACGAAGGCACGCAACGCGCTGGTGTTGGTCCGCGGCAAGCCCACCGATCAGCTGCCGCGACCGGGAGCTGTGCTCTCCGCAGTCGCGCAGGTGGCGGGCTGGGAGAACGGCGATGCCGGAGCGTTCCTCGACAACTACCTGCGTGTGACGCGTCGGGCGAAGGCCGTGGTGGAGAGAACGTTCGGCGGACTCTAG
- the glnA gene encoding type I glutamate--ammonia ligase — protein MAFSTAQEVIKFIADEGIEYVDIRFTDLPGAQQHFSIAAKAFTADTLEDGLAFDGSSVRGFQSIHESDMILLPDYATAQVDPFRNAKTLNIDFFVHDPFTREAYSRDPRNVARKAEEYLASTGIADTAYFGAEAEFYIFDSVRFDSQANGAFYEVDSSSGWWNTGAETEADGSPNLGYKVRFKGGYFPVAPYDHYVDLRDQISTNLQNAGFELERAHHEVGTGGQQEINYKFNTLLRAADDLQLFKYIVKNTAWQNGKSATFMPKPLFGDNGSGMHVHQSLWKDGKPLFHDEAGYAGLSDLARHYIGGILHHAPSLLAFTNPTINSYHRLVPGYEAPINLVYSQRNRSAAVRIPITGNNPKAKRLEFRAPDSSGNPYLNFAAQMMAGLDGIKNKIEPMAPVDKDLYELPPEEAKNIPQAPTSLNAVIDRLEADHDYLTEGGVFTTDLIETWISLKREQEIAPVNLRPHPYEFSLYYDV, from the coding sequence GTGGCGTTTTCCACGGCCCAAGAGGTCATCAAGTTCATCGCAGATGAAGGAATCGAATACGTCGACATCCGGTTCACGGATCTGCCGGGTGCACAGCAGCACTTCTCGATCGCCGCCAAGGCGTTCACGGCAGACACGCTCGAGGACGGCCTCGCGTTCGACGGTTCGTCCGTCCGCGGCTTCCAGTCGATCCACGAGTCCGACATGATCCTGCTTCCGGACTACGCCACCGCTCAGGTCGATCCCTTCCGCAATGCCAAGACGCTGAACATCGACTTCTTCGTTCACGATCCGTTCACGCGTGAGGCCTACAGCCGCGACCCGCGCAACGTTGCACGTAAGGCCGAGGAGTACCTGGCCAGCACCGGCATCGCCGACACCGCGTACTTCGGTGCCGAGGCCGAGTTCTACATCTTCGATTCCGTGCGCTTCGATTCGCAGGCGAACGGTGCGTTCTACGAGGTCGATTCGTCCTCGGGTTGGTGGAACACCGGAGCCGAGACCGAGGCCGACGGCAGCCCGAACCTCGGTTACAAGGTGCGTTTCAAGGGTGGCTACTTCCCCGTCGCTCCGTACGACCACTACGTCGACCTGCGCGACCAGATCTCGACCAACCTGCAGAACGCCGGCTTCGAGCTCGAGCGTGCGCACCACGAGGTCGGCACCGGCGGCCAGCAGGAGATCAACTACAAGTTCAACACGCTGCTTCGTGCGGCAGACGACCTGCAGCTGTTCAAGTACATCGTCAAGAACACCGCATGGCAGAACGGCAAGTCGGCGACGTTCATGCCGAAGCCGCTCTTCGGCGACAACGGTTCGGGCATGCACGTGCACCAGTCGCTGTGGAAGGACGGCAAGCCTCTCTTCCACGACGAGGCCGGATACGCCGGACTGTCGGATCTCGCTCGCCACTACATCGGCGGCATCCTGCACCACGCGCCGTCGCTGTTGGCATTCACCAACCCGACGATCAACTCGTACCACCGTCTGGTGCCGGGCTACGAGGCCCCCATCAACTTGGTCTACAGCCAGCGCAACCGCTCCGCTGCGGTTCGTATCCCGATCACCGGCAACAACCCGAAGGCCAAGCGCCTCGAGTTCCGTGCGCCGGACTCCTCGGGTAACCCGTACCTGAACTTCGCCGCTCAGATGATGGCCGGTCTGGACGGAATCAAGAACAAGATCGAGCCGATGGCACCGGTCGACAAGGACCTCTACGAGTTGCCGCCCGAGGAAGCCAAGAACATTCCTCAGGCACCGACCTCGCTGAACGCGGTCATCGACCGGCTCGAGGCCGATCACGACTACCTCACCGAGGGTGGCGTGTTCACCACCGACCTGATCGAGACCTGGATCTCGCTCAAGCGCGAGCAGGAAATCGCTCCGGTGAACCTGCGTCCGCACCCGTACGAGTTCTCGCTGTACTACGACGTGTGA
- a CDS encoding ABC transporter permease: MDALWEFIVGRRRQLAIDSYLHVSAVVQCVVIATVIGVAIGVLVYRSPAGSAIATALASTILTIPSFALLGVLIPIMGLGVRPTVTALVLYSLLPIIRNTVVGLAAVDPAVADAARGIGMSRTLVLRRIEIPLAWPSILTGMRISTQMAMGILAIAAYAKGPGLGNLLFSGLARVGSPTALPQALTGTVLIVLLALILDGIYVLIGKLTTSRGIRE, translated from the coding sequence ATGGATGCACTGTGGGAATTCATCGTCGGACGGCGAAGACAGTTGGCGATCGACTCCTATCTGCACGTCTCGGCCGTCGTACAGTGCGTCGTCATCGCCACCGTCATCGGTGTCGCGATCGGAGTTCTCGTCTACCGCAGCCCCGCTGGGTCGGCGATCGCGACGGCACTCGCGAGCACCATCCTGACGATCCCTTCGTTCGCGCTGCTGGGCGTGCTCATCCCCATCATGGGATTGGGTGTTCGGCCCACGGTGACCGCGTTGGTCCTCTACTCTCTGCTGCCGATCATCCGCAATACCGTGGTCGGTCTGGCTGCAGTCGATCCGGCCGTCGCCGACGCCGCCCGCGGTATCGGAATGAGTCGCACCCTGGTGCTGCGACGCATCGAAATTCCTCTCGCCTGGCCGTCGATTCTCACCGGGATGCGGATCAGCACGCAGATGGCCATGGGCATCCTGGCCATCGCCGCGTACGCGAAAGGCCCTGGCCTGGGCAACCTGTTGTTCTCCGGGCTCGCGCGCGTGGGCAGTCCCACGGCCCTACCGCAGGCCCTCACCGGCACTGTCCTGATCGTCCTGCTGGCGTTGATCCTGGACGGGATCTACGTGTTGATCGGCAAACTGACCACCTCGAGGGGTATCCGTGAGTGA
- a CDS encoding ABC transporter permease produces the protein MTTLADTGDDTKDTARAAKRAERLRLLIQPVVILAIVAVLLGYTFSRDLTATQSGTLNAGSIFTAVREHVAITIVVTALVLVIAVPLGILLTRPRYRKLAPLFIGIANIGQAAPAVGLLVLLFLATGWTGFTAGVLPIAFYSLLPVLRNTMLGFQTVDPNYIDAARGQGMSNMGILRRIEFPLAVPFILAGLRTSLVLAVGTATLSFLVGAGGLGVLIDTGYKLNQPIILVVGAVLAVALALLVDWLGALAEAFLGPKGLR, from the coding sequence GTGACGACTCTGGCCGATACCGGCGACGACACGAAGGACACCGCGCGAGCCGCCAAGCGGGCCGAACGTCTCAGGCTGCTGATCCAGCCCGTGGTCATCCTCGCCATCGTGGCCGTTCTGTTGGGGTACACCTTCAGCCGAGACCTCACCGCCACCCAGTCCGGCACGTTGAACGCCGGCAGCATCTTCACCGCCGTTCGAGAGCACGTCGCGATCACGATCGTCGTCACTGCCCTCGTTCTCGTCATAGCGGTTCCGCTGGGAATCCTGTTGACGCGGCCCCGGTACCGAAAGCTGGCTCCGCTGTTCATCGGCATCGCCAACATCGGTCAGGCCGCACCCGCGGTCGGCTTGCTGGTGCTGCTGTTCCTGGCCACCGGGTGGACGGGCTTCACCGCGGGCGTTCTACCCATCGCGTTCTACTCACTGCTCCCGGTTCTGCGCAACACCATGCTGGGTTTTCAGACGGTGGACCCGAACTACATCGACGCCGCTCGCGGTCAGGGAATGTCGAACATGGGCATCCTGCGGCGCATCGAGTTCCCCCTGGCGGTGCCCTTCATCCTCGCAGGTCTGCGTACCTCACTGGTGCTGGCCGTGGGCACGGCAACTCTGAGCTTCCTCGTCGGTGCCGGCGGACTCGGAGTGTTGATCGACACCGGCTACAAGCTCAACCAACCGATCATCCTTGTGGTCGGAGCAGTCCTCGCGGTCGCTCTGGCGCTGCTGGTCGACTGGCTCGGCGCTCTCGCCGAGGCATTTCTCGGACCGAAAGGACTCCGCTGA